The following proteins are co-located in the Phyllostomus discolor isolate MPI-MPIP mPhyDis1 chromosome 1, mPhyDis1.pri.v3, whole genome shotgun sequence genome:
- the GPR33 gene encoding LOW QUALITY PROTEIN: probable G-protein coupled receptor 33 (The sequence of the model RefSeq protein was modified relative to this genomic sequence to represent the inferred CDS: inserted 2 bases in 2 codons) translates to MDLINSSDYQVNVSILVRNSIHLPAPAPKMIIVILLFTSXIIGIITNGLYLWILKFKMKKSVNTLFFFHFVLSHFISTLIVPLITIPFLQNNHWSFGTAMCKIFNSILHTGLSASVFFLSAISIDRYILTFHPVWSQLHRTPRWASSIIVGVWISAAALSMPHLVFKETYDDHKGRVTCQDNYALSTDWESKKMQTLRKWIHVACFTSSFLLSFLLPFFIITFCYVKVANQMKKRSLFKSNKPFKVMKTAIISFXVCWVPYHVYRGLLLSDNKSLLLQLTMLVAVITTSFNIVFSPTLYLFVGENFKKVIKNSILALFESTFSEDFPPERTQNLNLQAYI, encoded by the exons ATGGACCTGATCAACTCTTCCGATTACCAGGTCAATGTCTCTATATTAGTAAGAAACAGCATTCACTTACCAGCTCCTGCCCCAAAAATGATCATTGTCATTCTTTTGTTCACAT TCATAATTGGTATTATTACCAATGGTCTCTATCTATGGATACTAAAATTCAAGATGAAAAAGAGTGTcaatactcttttcttttttcatttcgtTCTCTCACATTTTATCTCAACGTTGATCGTGCCACTTATAACCATCCCCTTCCTTCAGAACAATCACTGGAGCTTTGGAACGGCCATGTGCAAGATCTTCAACAGCATTTTGCATACAGGATTATCcgcctctgttttcttcctctcagcCATCAGTATTGATCGTTATATTCTCACTTTTCACCCAGTGTGGTCACAGCTGCACCGAACCCCACGCTGGGCTTCCAGCATCATCGTGGGAGTCTGGATCTCTGCGGCTGCCCTCAGCATGCCGCATTTGGTTTTCAAGGAGACATATGATGACCACAAAGGAAGGGTGACCTGCCAAGATAACTATGCCTTATCTACTGACTGGGAAAGCAAAAAGATGCAAACATTAAGGAAATGGATTCACGTAGCCTGTTTCACCAGCAGTTTCTTGCTAAGcttccttctgcctttcttcATCATCACCTTTTGTTATGTAAAAGTAGCCAACCAGATGAAAAAGAGGAGCCTATTTAAATCCAACAAGCCCTTCAAAGTCATGAAGACTGCCATTATCTCTT TTGTGTGTTGGGTGCCCTACCATGTATACCGGGGCTTACTTCTCTCTGACAACAAATCTTTACTTTTACAGTTGACTATGCTAGTTGCAGTGATTACCACTTCTTTTAATATTGTCTTTTCTCCTACACTCTACCTATTTGTTggggaaaatttcaaaaaagttaTCAAAAACTCAATTCTTGCTCTGTTTGAGTCAACATTCAGTGAGGATTTTCCTCCAGAAAGGACACAAAACCTAAATTTACAAGCCTACATTTAA